A region of Peromyscus eremicus chromosome 17, PerEre_H2_v1, whole genome shotgun sequence DNA encodes the following proteins:
- the Lsm4 gene encoding U6 snRNA-associated Sm-like protein LSm4 isoform X1: MLPLSLLKTAQNHPMLVELKNGETYNGHLVSCDNWMNINLREVICTSRDGDKFWRMPECYIRGSTIKYLRIPDEIIDMVREEAAKGRGRGGPQQQKQQKGRGMGGAGRGVFGGRGRGGIPGAGRGQPEKKPGRQAGKQ, encoded by the exons ATG CTCCCCTTGTCACTGCTGAAGACAGCGCAGAATCACCCCATG CTGGTGGAGCTGAAGAATGGGGAGACCTACAATGGGCACCTGGTGAGCTGCGACAACTGGATGAACATCAACCTCCGAGAGGTGATCTGCACGTCCAGGGACGGCGACAAGTTCTGGCGGATGCCCGAGTGCTACATCCGTGGCAGCACCATCAAGTACCTGCGTATCCCTGATGAGATCATCGACATGGTGCGGGAGGAGGCCGCCAAGGGCCGAGGGCGAGGGGGACCGCAacagcagaagcagcagaaagGCCGAGGCATGGGTGGTGCTGGCCGAG GTGTGTTTGGTGGCCGGGGCCGGGGTGGCATCCCGGGTGCGGGCCGTGGTCAGCCCGAGAAGAAACCAGGACGGCAAGCGGGCAAGCAGTGA
- the Lsm4 gene encoding U6 snRNA-associated Sm-like protein LSm4 isoform X2: MLVELKNGETYNGHLVSCDNWMNINLREVICTSRDGDKFWRMPECYIRGSTIKYLRIPDEIIDMVREEAAKGRGRGGPQQQKQQKGRGMGGAGRGVFGGRGRGGIPGAGRGQPEKKPGRQAGKQ; the protein is encoded by the exons ATG CTGGTGGAGCTGAAGAATGGGGAGACCTACAATGGGCACCTGGTGAGCTGCGACAACTGGATGAACATCAACCTCCGAGAGGTGATCTGCACGTCCAGGGACGGCGACAAGTTCTGGCGGATGCCCGAGTGCTACATCCGTGGCAGCACCATCAAGTACCTGCGTATCCCTGATGAGATCATCGACATGGTGCGGGAGGAGGCCGCCAAGGGCCGAGGGCGAGGGGGACCGCAacagcagaagcagcagaaagGCCGAGGCATGGGTGGTGCTGGCCGAG GTGTGTTTGGTGGCCGGGGCCGGGGTGGCATCCCGGGTGCGGGCCGTGGTCAGCCCGAGAAGAAACCAGGACGGCAAGCGGGCAAGCAGTGA